A genome region from Ruegeria sp. YS9 includes the following:
- a CDS encoding lysylphosphatidylglycerol synthase domain-containing protein gives MRTFLKRWLLPIFGSALALYLVFALYGSLDFALFLQGLRGANMFWIAILAATILLEQLMSGWKWRQILFDVKPVGTLRLTGALLAGYGANVLVPLGISPLVRAWLVARLDRLKMATVLATAIIARFLDGVVFALFAGAVAAAGQIPQIEGDLRLGLSVAGLLNLMLFGSLLWVLFRFRASLLSEDPLVCRLFDWAAARIGADGAYLRTALGEGIVWPQARARRIAAIAAAIAGKLVATTHFLWAGLAVGVVLSAWDYLFLMVFAGFAMVLGRFVRIPASFVFGAGFALKVLGVPDETALLMILFNYVLTILLVVGIGLTVLWQSGIDIRRARAEAEAANGKA, from the coding sequence ATGCGGACCTTCCTGAAACGGTGGCTGCTGCCGATATTCGGCTCCGCCCTGGCGCTCTATCTGGTGTTTGCGCTCTACGGCAGCCTCGATTTTGCGCTGTTTCTGCAGGGCCTGCGCGGAGCCAACATGTTCTGGATCGCGATTCTTGCCGCCACCATCCTGCTGGAGCAGCTGATGAGCGGCTGGAAGTGGCGGCAGATCCTGTTCGACGTGAAACCGGTCGGCACCCTGCGGCTGACGGGGGCGCTACTGGCAGGTTATGGCGCAAATGTCCTTGTCCCGCTCGGCATCAGCCCGCTGGTCCGGGCCTGGCTGGTTGCCCGGCTCGACCGCCTGAAGATGGCGACCGTGCTTGCAACCGCGATCATCGCCCGGTTCCTCGACGGCGTCGTTTTCGCCCTTTTTGCCGGAGCGGTGGCCGCCGCCGGCCAGATTCCACAGATCGAGGGTGACCTGCGGCTGGGATTGAGCGTTGCGGGCCTGTTGAACCTGATGCTTTTCGGCAGCCTGCTTTGGGTTCTGTTCCGGTTCCGCGCGTCACTTCTCAGCGAGGACCCTCTGGTCTGCCGACTCTTCGACTGGGCTGCCGCCCGCATCGGGGCCGATGGCGCGTATCTGCGCACCGCGCTCGGTGAAGGGATCGTCTGGCCACAGGCACGGGCCCGCCGCATCGCCGCCATTGCCGCAGCCATTGCGGGTAAGCTGGTGGCGACAACCCATTTCCTGTGGGCCGGGCTGGCGGTTGGCGTGGTGCTGAGCGCGTGGGATTACCTGTTCTTGATGGTGTTTGCCGGGTTCGCCATGGTTCTGGGTCGTTTCGTGCGCATCCCGGCGAGCTTTGTCTTTGGGGCGGGGTTCGCGCTCAAGGTGCTTGGCGTTCCGGACGAAACCGCCCTTCTGATGATCCTGTTCAACTATGTGCTGACGATCCTTCTGGTGGTCGGGATCGGCCTGACGGTGTTGTGGCAGAGCGGC